The following coding sequences lie in one Chanos chanos chromosome 4, fChaCha1.1, whole genome shotgun sequence genomic window:
- the ero1b gene encoding ERO1-like protein beta isoform X2: MSRKVYKLWTASLFGVAFFGLLNPELTGVLDDCFCDIESIDVFNNFKIYPSIQKLTDRDFFRYYKVNLKRPCPFWPDDGHCSIKDCHVEPCPESKIPVGIKSGNYNKYSLAANTIKDMEECEQAHELGAINSTLSNQSKEAFEDWARHDDAQDHFCELDDETSPDAEYVDLLLNPERYTGYKGPSAWRVWNSIYEENCFKPRSVYRPLNPLAPSRGDDDGEAFYNWLEGLCLEKRVFYRLISGLHSSINIHLCAEYLLDEGWGKPVWGPNVNEFRHRFDPAETKGEGTRRLKNLYFLYLIELRALSKVASYFERAIVNLYTGNAQEDSVTKDLLMQILNEAKNFPMHFDERSMFAGHKIEAKTLKEEFRLHFKNISRIMDCVGCSKCRLWGKLQTQGLGTALKILFSENEIKNLPEHSPSKGFQLTRQEIVALLNGFGRLSTSIKELHNFRTLLKDQR, encoded by the exons ATGTCTAGAAAAGTTTACAAACTGTGGACAGCATCATTATTTGGTGTCGCCTTTTTTGGACTCTTAAATCCTGAG CTGACAGGTGTCTTGGATGACTGCTTTTGTGACATAGAGAGTATTGATGTCTTCAACAACTTCAAAATTTACCCAAGCATCCAAAAGCTCACTGACAGAGACTTTTTCAGATATTATAAG GTCAATTTAAAGCGTCCCTGTCCCTTCTGGCCTGACGACGGCCACTGCTCCATCAAAGACTGCCATGTGGAGCCCTGTCCAGAG AGCAAGATTCCAGTGGGAATTAAATCTGGTAATTATAATAAG TACTCTCTCGCAGCTAATACAATCAAGGACATGGAGGAGTGTGAACAAGCCCATGAACTGGGGGCCATCAACAGTACTTTAAG TAACCAGAGTAAAGAGGCGTTTGAAGACTGGGCCCGTCACGATGACGCACAGGATCACTTCTGTGAACTCGACG ACGAGACGTCTCCTGATGCCGAATACGTCGATCTTCTTCTCAACCCTGAGCGCTACACTGGATATAAAGGCCCTTCAGCCTGGAGAGTGTGGAATAGCATTTATGAAGAGAACTGTTTCAA GCCCAGATCAGTGTATCGGCCTCTCAACCCGCTGGCACCAAGTCGTG gtGATGACGACG GGGAGGCTTTTTACAACTGGCTGGAAG GGCTGTGTCTTGAGAAACGTGTTTTCTATCGGCTCATTTCTGGCCTGCACAGCAGCATCAACATCCACCTGTGTGCTGAGTATCTCCTGGATG AGGGTTGGGGTAAACCTGTGTGGGGTCCTAACGTAAACGAATTTCGGCATCGCTTTGACCCAGCTGAGACCAAAGGCGAGGGCACACGGCGGCTGAAGAACCTCTACTTCCTCTACCTGATAGAACTGCGGGCACTGTCTAAAGTGGCGTCGTACTTTGAGCGGGCCATCGTCAACCTGTACACAGGAAACGCCCAGGAAGACTCAGTCACCAAGGATTTACTGATGCAGATCCTAAATGAAGCCAA GAATTTCCCTATGCACTTTGATGAACGTTCCATGTTTGCAGGGCACAAAATAGAGGCCAAAACTCTGAAG GAGGAGTTCCGACTCCATTTCAAGAACATCTCTCGGATCATGGACTGCGTTGGCTGCAGTAAATGTCGGCTGTGGGGAAAGTTACAG ACCCAAGGCCTGGGCACTGCCCTGAAGATCCTCTTCTCTGAGAACGAGATTaagaaccttccagaacacAGCCCCTCCAAGGGCTTCCAGCTGACACGACAAGAGATTGTAGCATTGCTCAATGGCTTTGGACG CCTTTCTACAAGCATAAAAGAACTTCATAATTTCCGAACTCTCCTGAAAGACCAGAGGTAA